TTATCGTATTAATGATGTTACACAGGCGTTACATTTAAGATGTTACtgaaaattttttcataagcctaattcattttataaaacagGTTACACAAGAGCAAATTGTCCATTGCTTATAAATATATCCAATACTTTGTCGACAAACAATGTaagatttattcctcaacatATTCCTTCATGTGCAGACCAATATTTTTCTGGTCCTTAGCATTGGGTAAGTAGTGTGGGCATCCCTTCATCTTGTGGTTGATTTTGAtaatatgaataaatatatgAACCTAACTCATCTCATGAAACCAGTTCACTAAGAGAGGTTTGCTCGAATTTTATAAACATGCCTAAAATCTTATTTATAGGCAATGTGAGATCTATTTCTCAACATCATTCCTCGCATGCAGACTTTTTTGGTCCTTGTCACAAAGTAAGTATGAGCCCCTATTCATCCTGTGGCAAGTTCTGATATCGTGAAAAAATTTATGGGTCTAATTCATCTTCTAAAGTTAGTTCCACAAAACATAGTTGCTCATtgcttataaatatatctaaaaccTTATCTACAGacaatataaaatttagaattttgctatatataaataaagtcatgtattaatctgcatatcaatattgatttttttatattcaaaatttatattgacactatttttaataaaatttatttcttgaccaattacattaaattgatatacatattagtacacaattatttttataactagatttttcttaaaatttatttctcaacAATTGCAAGTAACATAACCTTTAAACGTATGTTACATGGGAAGCAAATTGCATATACTTACAATGCCATAAAACATTTGGATCCTTCTACAGTCACTGCTAGGGACTTTTGTTTAGTTTAGagaaacgttttttttttttttttgtttttacatcattttttaatttttttaaacatttaaaaaaaataaaaaaaatttataataatattaaacaaaattttcttaatcattaagaaagagaaaaaaaaaattaaataaaacgctgGTACCGCTCCCAGCGGGATCCCACAGGGGATCTAGTATTTTCCAAAACATTTTAGTATATAAAAGGAGTTGTTTTCGGCGCTGTCTATTTAAACAGGATGGAACTATCAAATCCCATCGACCCTCTAGTTCCTTCTTTCGTTCTTGATTTATAGAGACATGTAACCATTATTTGGCTCTAGAAAATAGCAGCCTTGGGTTCACTTTCTTGCAAGGATGTGACAAGTTATGTGGAGAACTCTGAAGCCTGCCTCACACACCATAAAGGCGGCCCCCAATACAGCTAAAACATCAAACTACAAACCACACGTTaagcccaaaaaataaaaataaaaaaggattttTGGCTCtagaaaatagaagagaaataCTTCGCATCAGCCACTATTTGGCTTCAGCCGAAGCACACCTTGCGTGGTAAAGGTGAATTTCCCCTTTTCTCCCTGTTACGCGTTCCGGTTCCCTCTCTCTGATTTTCACTTCATTTGAAATTCCCCCAatcctctcccccacccccaccctcGCCTTCGCCCATCTTCTAAGCCACCCCCGCATCGCCCATTCTCTCCCTCATCCCCTGCCCTATTTTTCCCGTCGCCGTTGAACCTCCCTCTACCCATCACCCCTGTTACCTAGATCTGAAGCTCTGCCCCCTCTGCCCATCCTCCAATTGCACTGTTTGAAAATGCTTGTTTCTGCTGAAGAGATTTGTGGCCCTAAGGTTTttattcatcttcatcttcatgaaATTGCTTTAAGCTGACCAGCTTTGCTTCACTCTATGCTAATCCCTTGTGCATGCCTGAAAATGCAGCTCTAAATTCAAACACTCAATGCCTTGATCCATGCGGTGTCCTTTCGCTGCTTGTTATTCTTTGTTCTTTGACCTCTACCTCTCACTGGTTTTTCCTTTCCTTGCATTTCTGTCTCTTAACAATGATTTGATTCGATTCAAAAAtgttttttatctatttaaagcTGGGTTTGGCTGTTGtgaaaatgttttttatttatttacagcTGGGTTTGCTTGTTATCCTGCATGATTAttcagaataataaaaaatatgtttattagCTCTACAGGATTTTCCAATTGATCCGACCGGTGAACTTGAGACTTGAGAGCCTTCTGAAGACATTATTGACATCTGTAAATGGGTTGGTATTGCTGTGGTTGTCATTCAGATATGGTATTATTCTCATTATAAGGATGGAATTCATCAACATGTCTTTAATTGCTTGAAACAGATTGAAAAGTCCCAGATGAACTAGGAAGTTGTTAACTTATCAACATAATTTGATGGCCATAAGGAGAATcttgtatagtttttattttttatttttttaataagtatctTGTATAGTTTGATGGTATACGTATCAGAATGCTGGAGTTCTTCCTCAACATGTTTATGTTTTGTGAAACTTTCCATTGAACTATGAAATTATTACTTGTCAATAAAATTTGATGGTCCAATGGACGTAGAGCCCTCGTATAAAATTTAAGGAGTTCCATGGCCATCATTTTACTCTTCATGTAGATATTTTAATGGATCAAATTTATAGTTGAAGTTTCAAATGAATTCGCACTTCATACATGAATTTAGAGGAATGAGAGAGTTTTCTATTTCTTAAAGAGCATGAGAATCATAGGGTGTGTTTGGTTAAGAGAAATATTGAGATGCTTGGCCATTTGTTAGAATGTTTTTATCTGTATTAGTATTGTACCCACCAGCCCTATAGATATGGCAGTTGCTCTGGAATGCATTGTTGGGGAGCACCACCTTTTTCTTTCCATCATCATTGTTCTCTAAAGCAATCCATTAATCCAACAAAACATTGAGCACTTGATTTTCAagacagaaaaaaaaatgcaataaaatGTCTGTGTAATAGGTGAAAATGCAGAGGATGTTGGGGAAGATCATAGCACATTTTTTCTTACATTTAATGGGGATTTGAACTACTTCAAAAACTCTTTGATTTCTAGCTTTGTACGTTTCTTATAGAATAGTCAACAtgtatctttcttttctttttcttttttcatctttcccttTTATCCCACATTGTCTGTGCAGGATCTTATCATTTACCTCTTGGGCATGTAAGTAATCTGTCGTTCACATTTGGTTGACTAATGTCATCAAACTTTTTGGttcattgaaaataaataaataaacaaagaactGAGAAATCTCAATTTGATGACTTTATATATGCAGGAGTACGAATATATTTAATCAAAGAGAATCGCTTACTTATTCGTCTGACTCTCAGCCTCATCAATTTACAATACTAGTATGCAGTATCCCATTCCCATCTGGAGGCACCTGCAGTGAAACTGTCGAGTTAttcaaattaatgtatttccttccATTCATTTATGTAGAGTTATTTAGACTAATGTCTTTGTGAAGTAAGAAGTCTGTTATGTGCTCCTACCATTGTATTTTGGAATTTAATGAAATGAGGTGCTGCTTGGAACAGTACATCTCCTTTTTATCATTATATGCAGCTTCTTTTGTTTTCAGTTGTGGAAATGTACTTGGTATTACTTATGTAGATTGTAGACTCGGAATTTTGTGTGCAAACACTTGTGCTGTGGAGATGCTGTAGTGGGGTTGTGTTGTGTTGCAAACACTTGTGGGATTTTGTGTGCAAACAATGGTTTATGCACAGCTCTAAAACTTGTGTTTCTACAAGAATGTTGATTtaactcaattcaattcaagTCTTAATTCAATAAGTAAATTGCAATCTCAAGACCAACATTTCGTATACAGGTTAATCTCCAAATCATGCTAACAGCATAATTTCACAAACCAACATTTTCATATACAGGTTTATGGATACTCCCTTTTGTACATCATAACTAGAACATCATAACTACATCACAACCCAATACaaatacaataatattttcttttccttgtgaacatctctctctctctctctctctctctctctctctctctctctctctctctctctctctctctctctctctctctctctctctcagtttatCTTCCTTTTCCGAACTTTATACTCGTGCAGCAATACATGTCATCCCACGTCTTTCGAATTGCGTTCTCTcttctacaaataatttcttcTATCAAATGAAATGTATCcgcccatatgaaaaattcaCATCTCGCTCCTCCCTGCACATAGTacgaatatttaattaaaacagtGATCCATATATAAAGCGAATGATGAATTCTCTAATTTAACTAGGTCCTAATAACAACCACAGCAATACCAACGCATTTACAAATGTCGCTATTATCTTCAATGAAAGATAGAAGGCTCTCAAGTTCACCGGTCGGATCAATTGGAAGATCTTGTAGAGGTagtaaacatattttttattatttagaataATCATGCAGGATGAAGCCAATGCACCCATCTATTACTGAAAGGCATATAtcattatcatattttataattacctTTTCCCAATTACGATCAATTGCAATGAATGCCACCAAAGTCGCCTCTTTTAGTATGAGTATTTTTATGAGGAAAGTATACTAAGATTTTCTCGAGTTAAAGAAAAAGTCGAAAGAAATAGAATTAGaagcaaaaaccaaaaaagttaTAGAGTTTAAATGCATTCCATGGGACCAACACAAGTTCAAAACTTAGAAAGAGTTAAGTTCAGAACATGGAGACAAGGAGATTGATTCCTTAATCAACATATGCTGGAAAACATAATAAAGATAGAACTTCATATGTGATTCTGCAAACGATACAAAAAATAGGCAGCAACCGTGAATTACTTCGGCAAAAATGCAACCTATGAGAGTAATGCAACACAAGATAATGCCCACTCCCATGAAAGAGTAGATGAACCTACAATCGAAAAGAAGCACCAAATTAATAGTCTTGGGAGTTCCAAACTCTCAATGCAAGAGAAGCATGGGTACACCATCGATCTCAAGTAGATTGCAAGCTCTGATTccaattgaaagaaaaacaaagagagaaaaacgagagggagggagggagagaaaagtgggggggggggggggggggggggggacaccattgaatcggggggggggggggggggggggggggggggggggggacaccATTGAATCACAAACTCGTAGTCGATACTAATTGGGTTGCATTTGCAATAATTCAAGTCCACTCATTatatgcaaatttctaatcattaGATTGCACTTTTAGTacctcaaataataaataatcgtAGATCATCATAGAGAAGAAA
This Carya illinoinensis cultivar Pawnee chromosome 11, C.illinoinensisPawnee_v1, whole genome shotgun sequence DNA region includes the following protein-coding sequences:
- the LOC122282490 gene encoding tetraspanin-18-like; its protein translation is MTGERKNANKDRFIYSFMGVGIILCCITLIGCIFAEVIHGCCLFFYTFLIKILILKEATLVAFIAIDRNWEKDLPIDPTGELESLLSFIEDNSDICKCVGIAVVVIRT